In a single window of the Terrirubrum flagellatum genome:
- a CDS encoding peptidase M50, producing MAQSFLSSSWHRVAHLRPRLRSHVQAHRHRSRGQSWYVAQDEASGRYHRFTAPVYLFIGLMDGRRTVAELWNLVVGQLGDDAPSQDEIIHILSQLHAADLLQSDTPPDAAELFQRYESHQRSTLKQRFGNPLAIRFPVWDPNAFLDRTLPFVRPLFGWAGGLIWLACVAAALLIVGMNWATLSDASVDTILARENLILMAAIFPVLKALHEFGHGYAVKRYGGAVHEFGLMFLVLAPVPYVDASASTAFRDRRQRAFVAAAGMVVELFIAALATFVWALAEPGLVRAAAYNVMLIAGVSTVVFNANPLLRFDGYYILSDVIDIPNLGQRANRYWAWAAQRFLFGVKADPPEATRGERAWFVVYAPAAFVYRLIVTFGVALFVASQFFIIGVIAAIAGVARTLVWPALKALAFVVTSPRLREHRLRANFITFGGLSTIAAALMLAPFPLHTNAEAVVWLPEESFVRAGADGFVKRILAEPDTEVALGAPLFQSEDPNMSGEIGVLRAQVDAASAKLESEQFDDRVQADLTRQELIIRQASLARANERAGQYVARAGMSGRFVAPKSDDMPARYAKRGDVLGYVMNDRAQLVRAVVIQSDIDLVRRNIDRIEIKFPSDLSHVYRARIVREVPAGSDKLPSKALSDIGGGRLAVDARDPNQAKTLQRTFQFDLELSEPARAYFGSKVYARFDHGAEPLGWQWYRTLRQLFLARFNV from the coding sequence ATGGCGCAGTCCTTTCTCAGCTCCTCCTGGCACCGCGTCGCGCATCTGAGGCCGCGCCTGCGCAGCCATGTGCAGGCGCATCGTCATCGCTCTCGCGGCCAGTCCTGGTATGTGGCGCAGGACGAGGCCTCGGGCCGCTATCATCGCTTCACCGCGCCGGTCTATCTCTTCATCGGCCTGATGGATGGCCGGCGCACCGTCGCCGAACTCTGGAATCTCGTCGTCGGCCAGCTGGGCGACGACGCGCCGAGCCAGGACGAAATCATCCATATCCTGTCGCAGCTTCACGCCGCCGATCTCCTGCAGAGCGACACGCCGCCGGACGCGGCCGAACTCTTCCAGCGCTACGAAAGCCATCAGCGCTCGACGCTGAAGCAGCGTTTCGGCAACCCGCTCGCGATCCGCTTTCCCGTCTGGGACCCGAACGCGTTCCTCGACCGCACGCTTCCCTTCGTCAGGCCGCTCTTCGGCTGGGCGGGCGGCCTGATCTGGCTCGCCTGCGTCGCCGCCGCGCTGCTGATCGTCGGCATGAACTGGGCGACCTTGTCGGACGCGTCCGTCGACACGATCCTCGCCAGGGAAAATCTCATCCTGATGGCGGCGATCTTCCCTGTGCTGAAGGCGCTGCATGAGTTCGGCCATGGCTATGCGGTGAAGCGTTATGGCGGCGCGGTGCACGAATTTGGCCTGATGTTCCTCGTGCTGGCGCCCGTGCCCTATGTCGACGCCTCCGCCTCCACAGCGTTTCGCGATCGCCGCCAGCGCGCCTTCGTCGCCGCGGCCGGCATGGTCGTGGAGCTCTTCATCGCGGCGCTCGCGACCTTCGTCTGGGCGCTGGCCGAACCCGGCCTTGTGCGCGCGGCCGCCTACAATGTCATGCTGATCGCCGGCGTCTCGACGGTCGTGTTCAACGCCAATCCGCTGCTGCGTTTCGACGGCTATTATATTCTCAGCGACGTCATCGATATTCCCAATCTCGGCCAGCGCGCCAACCGTTATTGGGCGTGGGCTGCGCAGCGCTTCCTGTTCGGCGTGAAGGCTGATCCGCCGGAGGCGACGCGCGGCGAGCGCGCCTGGTTTGTCGTCTATGCGCCGGCCGCCTTCGTCTATCGCCTGATCGTGACGTTCGGCGTCGCGCTGTTCGTGGCGTCGCAGTTCTTCATCATCGGCGTGATCGCCGCGATCGCAGGTGTTGCGCGCACGCTCGTCTGGCCGGCGCTCAAGGCGCTTGCGTTTGTCGTAACGTCGCCGCGCCTGCGCGAGCATCGCCTGCGCGCGAATTTCATCACCTTCGGCGGATTGTCGACGATTGCGGCCGCGCTCATGCTGGCGCCGTTTCCCCTGCATACGAATGCGGAAGCCGTGGTCTGGCTGCCGGAGGAGAGCTTCGTGCGCGCCGGCGCCGACGGTTTCGTGAAGCGCATTCTGGCTGAACCCGACACGGAGGTCGCGCTGGGAGCGCCTCTGTTCCAGAGCGAAGATCCCAACATGTCAGGCGAGATCGGCGTGCTGCGCGCGCAGGTCGACGCCGCATCCGCGAAGCTCGAATCCGAACAGTTCGACGATCGCGTGCAGGCCGATCTGACGCGCCAGGAATTGATCATCCGTCAGGCGTCGCTGGCGCGGGCCAATGAGCGCGCCGGGCAATATGTCGCGCGCGCCGGCATGAGCGGCCGCTTCGTCGCGCCGAAGTCGGACGACATGCCGGCGCGCTACGCCAAGCGTGGCGATGTGCTTGGCTATGTCATGAATGATCGCGCGCAGCTCGTGCGCGCCGTCGTCATCCAGTCCGACATCGATCTTGTCAGGCGGAACATCGATCGCATCGAGATCAAATTCCCTAGCGATCTCTCGCATGTCTATCGCGCGCGCATCGTGCGCGAGGTCCCGGCGGGCTCCGACAAGCTGCCGAGCAAGGCTCTGTCCGACATCGGCGGCGGGCGGCTCGCGGTCGACGCGCGCGACCCCAATCAGGCGAAGACCCTGCAGCGCACTTTCCAGTTCGATCTTGAACTGAGCGAGCCGGCGCGCGCCTATTTCGGCTCGAAGGTCTATGCGCGTTTCGATCACGGCGCCGAGCCGCTGGGATGGCAATGGTACAGGACGCTGCGCCAGCTCTTCCTCGCGCGCTTCAACGTCTGA
- a CDS encoding cupin domain-containing protein, which translates to MPVSRMVTGSLALLVLSGICPALAGDSSLEYDRATPADLKWSPLPSMPKGTQTTVLHGNPGKPGLYTVRLKIPANSKMPVHSHPDERVRVIISGTYYSALGDKVDASKLLSFSPGTFSHVPPKVWQFAETRDEEVIFEITGIGPTGIDYLNAEDDPRKQK; encoded by the coding sequence ATGCCTGTTTCCAGAATGGTGACCGGCTCGTTGGCCCTGCTTGTTCTGAGCGGAATTTGCCCGGCCCTGGCGGGGGACAGTTCACTTGAATACGACCGCGCGACCCCGGCCGACCTGAAATGGAGCCCGCTACCCTCCATGCCCAAGGGGACGCAGACGACTGTGCTCCACGGCAATCCGGGCAAACCGGGCCTCTATACTGTTCGCCTCAAAATCCCGGCGAATTCCAAAATGCCTGTGCATTCTCACCCCGACGAACGCGTTCGCGTTATCATTTCGGGGACCTACTATTCGGCGCTGGGCGACAAGGTGGACGCGTCGAAACTGTTGAGCTTTTCCCCCGGAACATTTTCGCATGTGCCGCCCAAGGTTTGGCAGTTTGCCGAAACAAGGGACGAAGAAGTTATATTCGAGATTACTGGAATAGGACCGACAGGCATCGACTACCTCAATGCTGAAGATGACCCTCGAAAGCAAAAATAA